One window from the genome of Diceros bicornis minor isolate mBicDic1 chromosome 1, mDicBic1.mat.cur, whole genome shotgun sequence encodes:
- the F2RL1 gene encoding proteinase-activated receptor 2, protein MRRPSAAWLLGGAILLAASASCNRAVPGTNRTSKGRSLIGKVASPAQVTGKGVTVEPGFSVDEFSASVLTGKLTTVFLPIVYTIVFVVGLPSNGMALWVFLFRTRKRHPAVVYMANLALADLLSVIWFPLKIAYHIHGNNWIYGESLCKVLIGFFYGNMYCSILFMTCLSVQRYWAIVNPMVHPRKKANIAIGVSLGIWLLILLVTIPLYVVRQTMHIPALNITTCHDVLPKDVLVGDMFNYFLSLAIGVFLFPALLTASAYVLMIKTLRSSTMDENSGKKKQRAIKLIVTVLAMYLICFTPSNLLLVVHYFLIKNRSQSHVYALYIVALCLSTLNSCIDPFVYYFVSKDFRDHAKNALLCRSVRAVKQMQVSLTSKKFSRKSSSYSSSSTSVKTSY, encoded by the exons ATGCGACGTCCGAGCGCGGCGTGGCTGCTGGGGGGGGCCATCCTGCTGGCGGCCTCCGCCTCCTGCAATCGCGCCGTCCCAG GAACCAATAGAACCTCTAAAGGAAGAAGTCTCATTGGTAAAGTTGCCAGCCCAGCTCAAGTCACTGGGAAAGGAGTGACGGTGGAACCAGGCTTCTCCGTGGATGAATTTTCTGCCTCTGTCCTCACAGGAAAACTGACTACTGTCTTTCTTCCGATTGTCTACACAATTGTATTTGTGGTTGGTTTGCCAAGTAATGGCATGGCCCTGTGGGTCTTTCTTTTCCGAACAAGGAAGAGGCACCCCGCTGTGGTTTACATGGCCAATCTGGCCTTGGCAGACCTCCTCTCTGTTATCTGGTTCCCTTTGAAGATTGCCTATCACATACATGGCAACAACTGGATTTACGGGGAATCCCTTTGCAAGGTGCTCATTGGCTTTTTCTACGGCAACATGTACTGTTCCATTCTCTTCATGACCTGTCTCAGCGTGCAGAGATACTGGGCCATCGTGAACCCCATGGTGCACCCCAGGAAGAAGGCAAACATTGCCATTGGTGTCTCCCTGGGAATATGGCTGCTGATTTTGCTGGTTACCATCCCCTTGTATGTCGTGAGGCAGACCATGCACATTCCAGCCCTGAACATCACCACCTGTCATGATGTTTTGCCTAAGGACGTGTTGGTGGGGGACATGTTCAATTATTTCCTATCTCTGGCCATCGGAGTCTTTCTGTTCCCAGCCCTCCTCACGGCCTCTGCCTATGTGCTGATGATCAAAACACTTCGATCTTCGACCATGGATGAAAACTCGGGGAAGAAGAAGCAGAGAGCTATCAAACTTATTGTCACTGTCCTGGCCATGTACCTGATCTGCTTTACTCCTAGTAACCTTCTGCTTGTTGTGCATTATTTCCTGATTAAAAACCGGAGCCAGAGCCACGTCTACGCCCTGTACATCGTAGCCCTCTGTCTCTCCACCCTCAACAGCTGCATCGATCCCTTTGTCTATTACTTTGTTTCAAAAGACTTCAGGGATCATGCGAAGAACGCTCTCCTTTGTCGAAGCGTCCGTGCAGTAAAGCAGATGCAAGTCTCTCTCACGTCAAAGAAATTCTCCAGGAAGTCCAGCTCTTACTCTTCAAGTTCAACCAGTGTGAAAACCTCCTATTGA